Proteins encoded within one genomic window of Lentimicrobium sp. L6:
- a CDS encoding T9SS type A sorting domain-containing protein, translated as MKTKTIFISLFLSLFFLHSFGQQIIIETNSEQTITEHIASIDHISFPKNNFVISRLDQSSRSLNLISIKKLYFDTTTAVNSINELTNTLEIYPNPASDFIQILNAPLDKTIFSIYSLHGIEVLQSSLNSSSDIIDISSLVTGVYFLRISNQTYKFIKL; from the coding sequence ATGAAAACCAAAACCATTTTTATAAGCCTATTTTTGAGCTTATTCTTTTTACATTCTTTTGGGCAACAAATCATTATTGAAACCAATAGTGAACAAACTATAACAGAGCATATAGCTTCAATAGATCATATAAGTTTTCCTAAGAATAACTTTGTTATCAGTAGGCTAGATCAATCGTCCAGATCTTTAAACCTAATATCTATTAAGAAATTATATTTCGACACAACAACTGCTGTGAACAGCATCAATGAACTCACTAATACATTGGAAATTTATCCAAATCCGGCAAGTGATTTTATCCAAATATTAAATGCTCCATTGGATAAAACTATATTTAGTATTTATTCATTACATGGAATAGAGGTTTTACAATCAAGCTTAAATTCCTCTTCAGATATCATTGATATTTCAAGTTTAGTTACTGGGGTTTACTTTCTTCGTATTTCCAATCAAACCTATAAATTCATTAAATTATGA
- a CDS encoding nitrate/nitrite transporter, whose product MKQKRPPWYYLVLLILAGESVFVVPFIIVRVFRPAVLEVFDLSNLELGYCFSILGIISFFSYFFGGPLADKYPPRKLIAIALWLTAFGGVYYYQIPGYTGLTVLYAYWGFTTIFLFWAPMIKAARVWGGSTSQGKAFGFLDGGRGLVGALFGALGLLIFSLLLGDNIQMSDAEETRKALKQVILYSSIIVAVVGVFVWFFMKLDRQIEKEISIEKIQISQIKEVLRLPSVWLLMMIILCAYVGYKVTDIISLYAQDVMLYDHVKSAQIGTFLLFMRMIIGVLVGLLSDRMESTFLVIISFGLTLLASLAIAMGFITASVSLLFILSILVLSTGVYAARSLYFALMEKGNIPVILTGTAVGLISLVGYAPDIFIGPIMGHLLDSSPGLRGHQHVFWMLVVFSLLGGFAAFFYYRKYGRK is encoded by the coding sequence ATGAAGCAAAAAAGACCGCCATGGTATTATCTCGTTTTACTCATTTTAGCTGGTGAATCTGTTTTTGTAGTTCCTTTTATCATCGTTAGAGTATTCCGACCTGCAGTGCTAGAAGTCTTTGATTTAAGCAACCTAGAACTCGGCTATTGCTTTTCTATCCTAGGTATAATTTCATTCTTTTCCTACTTCTTTGGTGGGCCTCTTGCCGATAAATACCCTCCTAGAAAATTAATTGCCATTGCACTTTGGTTAACGGCATTTGGAGGAGTCTATTATTATCAAATCCCGGGATATACTGGATTAACAGTGCTGTATGCATATTGGGGATTTACCACTATTTTCTTGTTTTGGGCTCCCATGATTAAAGCAGCACGAGTATGGGGAGGTTCCACCTCACAAGGAAAAGCATTTGGCTTTTTAGATGGTGGTAGAGGACTAGTAGGTGCTTTATTTGGTGCGCTGGGCTTACTTATTTTTTCTTTGCTTCTGGGTGATAATATTCAAATGTCAGATGCTGAAGAAACAAGAAAAGCGCTAAAACAAGTCATCCTATACTCTTCTATTATTGTAGCTGTGGTGGGTGTTTTTGTATGGTTTTTCATGAAACTCGATCGTCAAATAGAAAAGGAAATAAGTATAGAGAAAATCCAAATCTCCCAAATCAAAGAAGTTTTACGTTTGCCTTCAGTTTGGTTATTGATGATGATTATTCTATGTGCTTATGTGGGTTATAAAGTGACCGATATTATTTCTCTCTATGCACAAGATGTCATGCTTTACGACCATGTGAAATCAGCACAAATAGGAACTTTCTTGCTTTTTATGCGCATGATCATTGGAGTTTTAGTTGGTCTTTTGTCAGATAGAATGGAAAGCACTTTTCTTGTTATCATCAGCTTTGGACTTACTCTTCTTGCCTCTTTAGCAATTGCCATGGGATTCATTACAGCATCGGTAAGCTTACTCTTTATTCTCTCCATATTGGTATTATCAACAGGGGTATATGCAGCTCGATCCTTATATTTTGCCCTTATGGAAAAGGGAAATATCCCCGTCATTCTCACAGGAACTGCTGTAGGCCTTATTTCTTTAGTTGGATATGCTCCAGATATATTTATTGGTCCTATTATGGGGCATTTGCTCGATAGTTCACCCGGTTTAAGAGGCCATCAACATGTATTTTGGATGTTAGTAGTATTTTCTTTGTTGGGTGGATTTGCTGCTTTTTTTTATTATCGGAAGTATGGTAGAAAATGA
- a CDS encoding T9SS type A sorting domain-containing protein, whose product MKLKLLFLILILLAAISSFSQIDEFSFDGTHQYANAVASHGNWAVVGNMHQTGEFQGHDYTNAGRVSIYRKANNGNWSHFQDIDEPSYFAYDNNPASPIGLFYGCDVDIYEDHIIVGAYAYDSDMQGNIGPDGMAFIYEYDSNDELWIKVAALAPEIAVLNSFGWSVSISDNWAVVGDPTEEHPINGEVDDRNNIGAAYTYKNNGGAWELHSKLIADNGWGSEQANSIGSGDNFGYDVDIDGTTIAIGAPNRGVEGGTEYGAVYAYEFNGLDWEGEMLIEAATENYSDMGHSVAIYDGKIAAGAPFSNVNGNHSGKIAIFENDAGIWNDAVYTFALDASEGDYFGFDIDMNDEMIAVGAKGFDASKGKVYFYDYNNAMDEAEVQASDMAIGDEFGFAVGLSLDNVVIGAWKTDRNTPNDGTAYFYSMANDVFDGNWIGVVSSDWFDPLNWFDNNIPNSLTDVHIPQAVPNYPEINIATALARNLSIEAGASLTIGTGYLSALGDLNNHGQLINDDILHLTIGGNSLFDGSGQQDIAAGTYLGTFHYDCGENSDMQGDVTIGGMFYHDNIKKLNVGSNILSLGERINGSQRKIIFSQSSSLHLFGERVSSFFMPTNVSQLNNLSIDIPGNEKVYLDSYITINGQLSLLDGDVYLGFSGSCQLTLYNPIIEEEGRLFPHANGGECSLVIEDNGKDDDELYIPADLSLLNSFWVSRTAPTILQANLEIEDLYALFTASFDVNGFEVILQEDADMWIGGDAQINEDMVGGDGVIHEISISSGSPVFDFDVEVDGDFIIGAGAGQVAISAGRCITVNGSTSIGANLILRSDATGSACFIDNGPVEYNSKADANIIVETYIPSKEDWHYIASPIKNATAEFFAGVYLNAYNTAQELWVPFTSLSQDLNTMQGYSAKLPSGFSGQKIEFTGELNTAQSAPLSISLSDDGDAYNLVGNPFPSTIDWDDANWTKTNLANAIYIWNPQTGSYTSYVNGAGVNGGTRYIPAMQGFFVEATGVSPSLQIDNNDIRKVNEATFLKSEEEIENQMRIHLINGNESDEAIIRFIEGASNGFDEAFDARKLFGRNSLPQVFIKNQNGGNQAIQTLNSIKETDLVSLGLKIEEAGEYELFFDMQNSFSEFVHVTLEDKKNKEFISLGNETSFSFYYETESENDRFVLHFKDITSVEEMEELDLNIYHSQNQIYFNNNSEEYFHSVLIYNMAGQVVLSQKMSPESLQSISSGSLSHGSYVFQLISDKKSVRRKILIHQ is encoded by the coding sequence ATGAAACTAAAATTACTATTTCTAATCTTAATCCTATTGGCAGCCATCTCTTCTTTCTCCCAAATTGATGAGTTTAGCTTTGATGGTACGCACCAATATGCCAATGCAGTAGCAAGCCATGGTAATTGGGCAGTGGTGGGTAATATGCATCAAACGGGTGAATTCCAAGGACATGACTATACCAATGCGGGGAGGGTTTCCATTTATAGAAAAGCCAATAATGGAAACTGGTCTCACTTTCAAGATATCGATGAGCCCAGCTATTTCGCCTATGATAACAACCCGGCCTCTCCAATCGGCTTGTTTTATGGTTGTGATGTGGATATTTACGAAGATCATATTATAGTTGGAGCTTATGCCTATGATTCTGATATGCAAGGTAATATTGGCCCAGATGGAATGGCTTTTATCTACGAGTATGATTCAAATGATGAGCTATGGATAAAAGTAGCTGCTTTAGCTCCAGAAATTGCAGTTTTAAACAGCTTTGGTTGGTCGGTTTCTATATCCGATAATTGGGCTGTTGTTGGAGACCCAACCGAAGAACATCCCATTAATGGTGAAGTGGATGATAGAAACAATATTGGTGCTGCCTATACTTATAAAAACAATGGAGGAGCTTGGGAATTACATTCCAAGCTGATAGCCGATAATGGATGGGGTTCTGAACAAGCAAATAGCATTGGTTCTGGCGACAATTTTGGATATGATGTGGATATTGATGGAACAACTATAGCAATTGGGGCACCAAATAGAGGAGTAGAAGGAGGAACAGAATATGGTGCCGTTTATGCTTATGAGTTTAATGGCCTAGATTGGGAAGGTGAAATGTTAATAGAAGCAGCTACTGAGAATTATTCAGATATGGGACATTCTGTTGCCATTTATGATGGAAAAATTGCAGCTGGCGCACCCTTCTCCAATGTAAATGGTAACCATTCGGGCAAGATAGCCATTTTTGAAAATGATGCAGGAATTTGGAATGATGCTGTTTATACCTTTGCATTAGATGCTAGTGAAGGCGATTATTTTGGGTTTGATATCGACATGAATGATGAAATGATTGCTGTTGGTGCAAAAGGTTTCGATGCTTCAAAAGGGAAAGTATATTTCTATGATTATAATAATGCTATGGATGAAGCAGAGGTTCAGGCCAGTGATATGGCCATTGGCGATGAATTTGGATTTGCAGTAGGTTTAAGTTTAGATAATGTGGTTATTGGAGCTTGGAAAACAGATCGAAATACTCCTAATGATGGAACAGCATATTTTTATTCTATGGCCAATGATGTTTTCGATGGAAATTGGATAGGAGTAGTATCTTCCGATTGGTTCGATCCTCTTAACTGGTTCGACAATAATATTCCAAATAGCTTGACAGATGTGCACATTCCTCAAGCAGTTCCCAATTATCCTGAGATAAATATAGCCACTGCTTTAGCCAGAAATTTAAGCATAGAAGCAGGTGCCAGCTTAACCATCGGAACGGGTTATTTGAGTGCTCTAGGAGATTTAAATAATCATGGACAATTGATAAATGATGATATTTTGCATTTAACTATTGGAGGGAATTCACTATTCGATGGAAGTGGGCAACAAGATATTGCTGCCGGAACCTATTTAGGAACTTTTCATTACGATTGTGGAGAAAACTCTGATATGCAAGGTGATGTTACTATTGGTGGTATGTTTTATCATGACAACATTAAAAAACTAAATGTTGGAAGCAATATTCTAAGCCTCGGTGAACGAATCAATGGAAGCCAAAGAAAAATAATCTTTAGTCAGAGTTCTAGTTTGCATTTATTTGGTGAAAGAGTGAGTAGCTTTTTTATGCCTACAAATGTTTCTCAATTAAATAATTTGAGTATCGATATCCCAGGAAATGAAAAGGTTTACTTAGACTCCTATATCACCATTAACGGACAATTGAGTTTATTAGATGGTGATGTATATTTAGGTTTTAGTGGAAGTTGCCAGTTAACGCTTTACAATCCAATTATAGAAGAGGAAGGTAGGCTATTTCCCCATGCTAATGGTGGAGAATGTAGTTTAGTGATCGAGGATAATGGTAAAGATGATGATGAACTATATATTCCTGCAGATTTAAGTTTATTAAACTCGTTTTGGGTGAGTAGAACTGCCCCAACCATTTTACAAGCCAACTTAGAAATAGAAGATTTATATGCTTTATTTACTGCTTCTTTTGATGTGAATGGATTTGAGGTCATTTTACAGGAAGATGCTGATATGTGGATAGGTGGAGATGCTCAGATCAATGAAGATATGGTAGGAGGAGATGGTGTCATTCATGAAATTAGTATCTCTTCTGGTAGTCCTGTATTTGATTTTGATGTAGAAGTAGATGGCGACTTTATTATTGGTGCTGGAGCCGGACAAGTGGCTATTAGTGCAGGCCGATGTATTACGGTAAATGGTAGCACCAGCATTGGAGCTAACCTAATATTACGATCAGATGCCACAGGTTCGGCATGTTTTATTGACAATGGTCCAGTGGAGTATAACTCCAAAGCAGATGCCAATATCATTGTTGAAACTTATATTCCTTCAAAAGAAGATTGGCATTATATAGCAAGCCCCATTAAAAATGCTACAGCAGAATTCTTTGCTGGAGTTTACTTGAATGCCTATAATACCGCTCAAGAATTATGGGTTCCTTTTACCAGTCTTAGCCAGGACTTAAATACCATGCAAGGCTATTCTGCTAAACTTCCCTCAGGCTTTAGTGGACAGAAGATAGAGTTCACTGGGGAGTTGAATACGGCTCAATCTGCTCCGCTTAGTATTTCTTTAAGCGATGATGGTGATGCTTATAATTTAGTTGGAAATCCATTTCCATCTACCATTGATTGGGACGATGCCAACTGGACTAAAACCAATTTGGCCAATGCTATTTATATATGGAATCCTCAAACAGGAAGCTATACCAGTTATGTAAATGGGGCAGGGGTGAACGGTGGAACTCGATACATTCCCGCCATGCAAGGATTTTTTGTGGAGGCCACAGGCGTGAGTCCATCTCTTCAGATTGATAATAATGACATCAGAAAAGTGAATGAAGCCACATTTCTAAAATCAGAAGAGGAAATAGAAAATCAAATGCGAATTCATTTGATAAATGGCAATGAAAGCGACGAAGCCATAATCAGGTTTATAGAAGGAGCCAGTAATGGTTTTGATGAAGCTTTTGATGCTCGAAAACTATTTGGAAGAAATAGCCTGCCACAGGTTTTTATTAAAAATCAAAATGGAGGAAATCAAGCCATTCAAACTTTAAACTCTATTAAAGAAACTGATTTGGTTTCCTTAGGATTAAAAATAGAGGAGGCTGGAGAATATGAATTGTTCTTCGATATGCAAAATAGCTTTAGTGAGTTTGTTCATGTCACCTTAGAAGATAAAAAGAACAAGGAGTTTATCAGTCTCGGAAACGAAACAAGCTTTTCCTTCTATTATGAAACTGAATCAGAGAATGATAGATTTGTTCTGCATTTTAAAGATATTACCAGTGTAGAAGAAATGGAAGAATTAGACCTCAATATTTATCACTCCCAAAATCAAATCTATTTCAATAATAATTCGGAGGAGTATTTCCATAGTGTTCTCATTTACAATATGGCCGGACAAGTGGTGTTGAGCCAAAAAATGAGTCCAGAAAGTCTGCAAAGTATTTCATCAGGATCTTTAAGCCATGGAAGCTATGTGTTTCAATTGATATCCGACAAAAAATCAGTGAGAAGAAAAATCCTTATTCATCAGTAG
- a CDS encoding acyl-CoA desaturase codes for MAILLFFIVLWYGGLFFQTFFLHRYAAHQTFIMSRRAEKVSFVLTWIFQGSSYLSAYGYGIMHRMHHAYADTEKDPHSPKYDKSLMKMMLRTKDNYQDINRKDVYVEDQFLKNVPQWKSFDHFASSMLSRVLWGTLYFLFFLFFATAWWQWLLLPLAFLMAPIHGAIINWFAHIYGYVNFKVNDTSKNLLPLDFLMMGESYHNNHHRYSGRSNFGGVRWHEIDPTYMIMKMLHSFKLIKLKEFKGEVVRDI; via the coding sequence ATGGCTATTTTATTGTTCTTCATTGTATTATGGTATGGAGGATTGTTTTTCCAAACCTTTTTTCTGCATCGCTATGCGGCCCATCAAACCTTTATAATGTCGAGGAGGGCAGAGAAGGTGAGCTTTGTGCTGACTTGGATATTCCAAGGTTCCAGTTACTTGAGTGCTTATGGCTATGGAATTATGCACCGAATGCACCATGCCTATGCCGATACAGAGAAAGATCCACACTCTCCTAAATACGATAAAAGCCTTATGAAGATGATGTTGCGAACTAAGGATAATTACCAAGACATCAACAGGAAAGATGTTTATGTGGAAGATCAATTTCTAAAGAATGTACCACAGTGGAAATCCTTTGACCATTTTGCCAGTTCTATGTTGTCTAGAGTTTTGTGGGGAACTTTATATTTCCTGTTCTTCTTGTTTTTCGCTACGGCTTGGTGGCAATGGTTACTCCTCCCACTCGCCTTCCTCATGGCACCTATTCACGGTGCTATTATCAATTGGTTTGCTCATATTTATGGCTATGTAAATTTTAAGGTGAATGATACTTCAAAAAACCTCCTCCCTTTAGATTTTTTAATGATGGGAGAATCTTATCATAATAACCACCACAGATATAGCGGAAGATCCAATTTTGGTGGAGTAAGATGGCATGAAATAGATCCCACCTATATGATTATGAAAATGCTTCATTCCTTTAAACTCATTAAACTGAAGGAATTTAAGGGTGAAGTTGTAAGAGATATTTAG
- a CDS encoding Crp/Fnr family transcriptional regulator — protein MHRLRTYIEQIAKVSDEDWNLFSSCLFQQDYAKRQLILEAGKVENHISFIEEGIVRVFIPKEDPEKEITFGFSFKYEFISAYDSFLSREPSQYQLEALSKCRVWSISYEDLQRVYKKTKIGNLIGRLTAERLFLIKSNREQSLLNESTEERYLNLFHQRPELFESIPLKYIASYIGITPQALSRIRKKSL, from the coding sequence ATGCACAGATTAAGAACATACATAGAACAGATAGCCAAAGTTTCCGATGAAGATTGGAACTTATTCTCTTCCTGTTTGTTTCAGCAGGATTATGCAAAACGACAATTGATTTTAGAGGCTGGAAAAGTAGAAAACCATATCTCCTTTATTGAGGAGGGCATAGTAAGAGTATTTATCCCGAAAGAAGATCCAGAGAAGGAAATCACCTTTGGTTTTAGTTTTAAATATGAGTTTATTAGTGCCTACGATTCCTTTCTGAGTAGAGAACCGTCACAATATCAGTTAGAAGCACTCAGTAAGTGTAGGGTGTGGAGTATCTCCTATGAAGATTTGCAGAGAGTCTACAAGAAGACAAAGATTGGTAATCTCATCGGTAGGCTCACTGCCGAAAGGTTATTTCTGATTAAATCGAATAGAGAACAATCTCTACTGAATGAATCCACTGAGGAGAGGTATCTGAATCTATTTCATCAGCGGCCAGAGCTTTTTGAAAGTATTCCCTTGAAATATATTGCTTCCTATATTGGAATTACTCCCCAGGCTTTGAGTCGTATTCGTAAGAAATCACTTTAG
- a CDS encoding carbohydrate-binding domain-containing protein, whose amino-acid sequence MRRLFIISLLALLNFNLWAQNTMTVHTENYNDEYLISDTDSMYFNEDSDVIYFQLINDLVSYYTDDIDSVSFDISTDNTIFISYDQQSVNIINPMEDLGVNIEVNGADVTVTTEADTKDINYVLSGNTEEGMFKIYSDKRFNLLLNGVDIYNSDWPAINIQSEKKCRLNLVYGSTNILTDGTDYAAAAVNANNEEEDQKATLFSEGDLEFIGGGSLTVNSLGSDQHAIRSDDELIISEGNILINSAAKDGLHGKNGFFMSGGDVSIEAVGGDGIDAGNDILKMLAGVLDITSTQNDVKAMKSDTSMYLLGGSIHLNIQGDQSKGISSDYELIIDNMEINIETSGDAVLEPSGSGYDASYCTAIDGGTEISISNALIEIESNGEAGRGFSCDGNMLIENADILITNTGDGDLYTNEDGDDDAYHGTCFNVDGDMEILSGNIELSNSGDGGKGISIDGNLNIGDDTNIPNVNVTTTGSSIVIQQGGGGGGPGGGSGDYDEAKAITCDSEVTINNGEIIIESADDGIKADEAITIENGNLQVLGSVEALEAPYITVNNGNLELHSEDDGFNATFGDGGEGNDGSLLQINGGYTMINAIGGDAVDSNGDFEINGGELIVHGPQSAPEVGMDVNGDKLIDGGFLIISGTSSNMTEGASSSSNQNSLLLRTTQALSANTLIHIEDNEGNQIVTFAPLRSYYSIIFSSSNLQNGISYNVYTGGTCTGDEENGLYQGGTFSGGSLETSFTISQTVTTVWF is encoded by the coding sequence ATGAGAAGACTATTTATAATCAGCTTATTAGCCCTACTCAATTTTAATTTATGGGCTCAAAATACCATGACCGTTCATACTGAGAATTATAATGATGAATACTTGATATCAGATACCGATAGCATGTATTTTAATGAAGATTCTGATGTTATTTATTTTCAACTCATTAATGATTTAGTTTCTTACTATACCGATGACATTGACAGTGTGAGTTTCGACATCAGTACCGACAACACCATATTTATTAGCTACGATCAACAATCGGTGAATATTATAAACCCAATGGAGGATTTAGGAGTAAATATTGAAGTAAATGGAGCAGATGTTACGGTAACTACCGAAGCCGATACCAAAGATATCAACTATGTTCTTTCTGGAAATACGGAGGAGGGCATGTTTAAAATATATTCCGATAAACGATTCAATTTACTGTTAAATGGAGTAGATATTTATAATTCTGATTGGCCAGCCATCAATATTCAAAGTGAAAAAAAATGTAGACTCAATTTGGTTTATGGAAGCACAAATATTTTGACCGATGGAACAGATTATGCTGCAGCCGCTGTAAATGCCAATAATGAAGAGGAGGATCAAAAAGCAACTTTATTTAGTGAAGGGGATTTAGAGTTTATTGGCGGAGGAAGTTTAACAGTCAATAGTTTGGGTTCCGATCAACATGCCATTCGAAGCGATGATGAACTCATCATCAGTGAAGGAAATATACTTATTAATTCAGCAGCCAAAGATGGATTGCATGGAAAAAATGGTTTCTTTATGTCTGGAGGAGATGTAAGTATTGAAGCTGTAGGGGGCGATGGTATAGATGCCGGAAATGATATTCTCAAAATGCTAGCTGGTGTTTTAGATATTACCAGCACTCAAAACGATGTGAAAGCCATGAAATCGGATACGAGCATGTATCTCTTAGGTGGTAGCATTCATCTCAATATACAAGGAGATCAATCTAAAGGCATATCTTCCGATTATGAATTAATCATTGATAATATGGAAATCAATATTGAAACTTCTGGAGATGCTGTCTTAGAACCTTCAGGTTCAGGATATGATGCTTCGTATTGCACAGCTATTGATGGTGGAACAGAAATCAGTATTTCTAATGCACTCATCGAAATAGAGTCGAATGGTGAGGCTGGTAGAGGATTCTCATGTGATGGAAATATGCTTATTGAAAACGCTGATATCCTCATCACTAATACTGGTGATGGTGACCTTTATACCAATGAAGATGGTGACGATGATGCCTATCATGGAACTTGTTTTAATGTAGATGGGGATATGGAAATTCTTAGTGGGAACATAGAGCTTTCTAATTCTGGCGATGGAGGAAAAGGCATTTCTATAGATGGTAACCTAAACATCGGAGATGATACTAATATTCCTAATGTAAATGTGACCACTACTGGCAGTAGTATCGTCATTCAACAAGGTGGCGGAGGAGGAGGCCCTGGTGGAGGAAGCGGAGATTATGATGAAGCTAAGGCCATCACTTGCGATAGCGAAGTAACCATCAATAACGGTGAAATCATTATTGAATCTGCCGATGACGGTATAAAAGCCGATGAAGCCATCACCATTGAAAATGGAAACCTGCAAGTATTAGGATCTGTAGAAGCATTAGAAGCTCCATATATTACAGTAAATAATGGCAATTTGGAATTGCATAGTGAAGACGATGGTTTTAATGCCACCTTTGGTGATGGTGGTGAAGGAAATGATGGTAGTTTACTACAAATCAATGGAGGTTATACCATGATAAATGCTATTGGCGGAGACGCTGTGGATAGCAATGGTGATTTTGAAATCAATGGAGGAGAATTAATAGTACATGGCCCTCAATCTGCTCCAGAAGTAGGCATGGATGTGAATGGTGATAAACTAATTGATGGTGGTTTTTTAATCATCTCAGGAACCAGTTCGAATATGACAGAAGGAGCCAGTAGCAGCTCAAATCAAAATTCTCTACTATTGAGAACCACTCAAGCCCTTAGTGCAAATACCCTAATCCACATAGAAGACAACGAAGGAAATCAAATAGTCACATTTGCTCCACTAAGAAGCTATTACTCTATTATTTTTTCATCTTCAAATTTGCAAAATGGGATAAGTTATAATGTATATACCGGTGGTACTTGCACTGGTGACGAAGAAAATGGTTTGTATCAAGGAGGAACTTTTTCTGGCGGTAGTTTAGAAACAAGTTTTACCATAAGTCAGACTGTTACCACGGTTTGGTTTTAA